Below is a genomic region from Lineus longissimus chromosome 4, tnLinLong1.2, whole genome shotgun sequence.
CACCTTGAGATTCTAAAACCTTATCAATAAGGTGAAGGACGCCATTTGTCCCTATTATGTCTCTTGAGGTGATCTGCGCATCATCAACAAAAACAGCGCCAGCCGCATCTTTGCTCAGTCGGACGTTGTTGCGGAGGAGGTCAGTGACCCTGGTGCGGTTATCGATGGCGACACTACAGAGGAATTCGGGAAGAATGTGCGCTTTCAGGAcgtctgaaaaaaaatcaaattaaaataCCTTTTGTGGGGATGATTCGCTGATGTTACTGTTTGTGTATCCTAGTTTTAAAATTTGGAACCAATCTACAATAACAATGGTAAGTGTATAGTAGTATTTTACAGCGTACTACTAAGCGACCCGCAAACTAGCGATGTGTGTCACTGCCACATGTAATCGTGATCGCATGTAACAGAAATCTCAGCTCGATTTAGTAGCAGTGGTCGTCACAAGAATTGGAGGTCGCCTAACAGTGTGATTACAGGTATTACCCGCAGACGAGTGATCACTTCAATTGTCGCAGGATGCAGCAAtcaaaatcgctcgtttgcggggtGTGAACACCAATAGGCCTACTTGAGAAGCAGCTGTCGGATGCACCATTTAAGAGGCGGTTCCTGATGGCAGGTCTCAACTTGGAGATGGCAGCATTCGTCGGGGCGAAGATCGTGAATGGGCCGTCCTGGCGAAGAATTTGCGTCAGTCCAGCGGAGTTGATTGCTGAAGTAAAAAAATCTACACTGTAGATACCTACCAGATATCATATTTGTCTGGCCGCAGTATGATACTAACACTGAGCCAAATCACGCATCCGGGCCAGGGTCCCGCTTGCAGCCAATCAGGCATAGCTAGCTGGGGCCCTGCCTGTGCTCAAACTCCATTCAATTTTGTCGCAGCGGCCAGACGATCTTTTTAGGCGCAAACCCTGGTTTTGGTAAGGGCATATTACAAGATTTTGCTGTGTTTATAATCTTAGGTTTCCAGGTTGTTTGATTCAGCGTCAAATTCTTCGTACGAGCGTGAATTGATTCGGTGTTCTGTGCGGTAGGggagactcctattggcgacttccTGTAAGCCTATTCTGACCTGGCTCCTGCATATTGAGTCCTTTAATTGTTTTACCTTTCCTGAGTAAGTTTAGTTCCGGGTTCTTCCTCAGAATGTCCACGATGTTGTCCTTTGCAGGGGCAATGATCCTATCAATGACGTGTATCACGCCATTCTCCGCAAGGTTGTCAGCTTGCACAAACTTAGCACAGTTGGCCGTGAACAACTAAATGAGAGAGAGCATTATTTAAGGACTAAAATAAAATTATAATAAGTGGTCAAACTTTGTACGCAAAACGGTTGCATCAAAATGATAGTTCACCATAATGTCACGTGACATCCAAGAACAGCGGATTACATCTTTACCACAAGTCTCTTTCAAATGATGTATGCTGCAATCTGTTTAGTGGGCACAGACCAACGGAAGAGAGGGAGGTACCCTCATGCAAGAATAAAAGCCGGTCCGCCAGGGGAAGATACGTTGCTAATGGCACTGTTAGCCTTGCTTACAGATTAGCTTGTTTAGACAAAGTAGGCGTAgcaatttattcattttcacaGGGAGgctgggagggggaggggcacGCGGCGTGAACTTTCGTAGTCTAACCCCACAAAAACTTGTCTGTACACTTTTCACTCACTAACCTTCTTTGGATATCGGTTGATTCTAATCGTCGATTCCGGGTTAGCTGTTTCAAGGAGGTGATTGTCCATGAAGTCATTGGTCTGCATCATTGAGAATGGCACAATGTGGCCCTCTAGCAGCCTCTGGGTTGATGTGATGATCTCGTTAGCTTCGGGGGACAGAACAACGTAGTTTCCAATATCCTGAAATGAAAGAGAATAATCCAGACCAACAACAGTTGTGGGAGATTTTCGCGGGACTGATAGTGTGTTTGAAGAGGGGtatcattttaaagttttaggcCAATCATTTTCACCGACCGATGCTTAGATTTCTTAACGGAAAACTAGATGCCAAATTTAACCTtcgctttttttcatttgatttgaaatcaCACACAAATGTTTACTTTCGGGTTAATTGTACCCGACAAAGTTTGTTTGTTTAAATATAGCGAACCTGCCGTTTGGTTGTTTGGGGACAGTCAATTCGTTATCCCAATTCGCGACAACTGTCTATATGTTTAAATCACACAGATGGATTCGTAGCCATTGAGTGGCAGATTTCTTCTCGACGAATGCAACACAATTGAAACCAAAAACACGCGATTTCAATGTCAAGAGTCACGTAGGCCCAAACGGGAGGAGTATAAGGAAAATGTAACATGAGGCACATACCACATCATTTGGCACATATTGCTCGAATGCGATGTTTCCTGGTGCAAAAAGTGTAAGGTTACTGGCGGTGAGGGAATTGTTGAGGCCAACGCTCTCCAGTGCAGTCAAGAACTCGCTGATATCAAGATTCCTTGCCGTATCAAGTAGATCAGTCATCTGGACGACCTCGGTACAGCCTAGTTTATCTCGTTTCCGCTGGAAGCCGTGGCAGCACCGGTATTTTAAGATGGTCGTATTGTGCCAGCCAGAACACTCAAAACTGAAATATGGAAGAAAGGTTCAGACTTAGCTCTTTGGCGGCGACAGGAGAGCACTTAATCTGCGGTGACCGCTGGTACCAGCGGTTGTATACCACTTTCATGAGTTTTAAAACCGCAGTATGGGGGGCAATATCAAAGTTAGCTGAATAGCACGCAAAGTCGTCAAAACGAGTCCCCTGCCTTGGCCCATTGCCCAATAGCTTTAGGTAACCACTTCGATTTCCCTCAAGCAGCGATTTGGGACTTCCAATATGCATGATATGTATTGGTCAAAAGCCCTCAGCTTGACACTGACAACACTTTCTGCGAAGATAATGGGGCACCgaggatgaccttgacctgtgaCCTTACTTACGTCGTCTCGCATTCATACTCATTGCCCCTGTCCTCACACCGACTGTTCTTTATCATCGAGAAGAGGCCTGGTGTGGGCGTGGCAGACGATTTTCGCTTGTTGTCATCGGTCTTCGTCACGCAAACATTGGGACTGAAACAAAATACGATGCGCTTTGGTGGGAGTAAAGGCGATGTGTAAGTTCTTACGGTATAAGTCTTAAAGCATTTTACGTTCCAGTCCAACCCAAAAAGCTTCACGGCACGTACTACGTTTCACTTGGCCATTCCAGCCAAATGAAAGTACCGAGTCTTCCGATCCAAAGTCGGAagctcttccactgcgctaccgccgTGCTCCTAGCGCTATaaatggcttcgttgtttttCGGACGCTGTCAACGTTTGGACAACTTGTAACCCGTTTGGGTAGGTTTTTCAATGGACATCCTGTAAACAAAAACAGTTCCAGAAACAGGAAATATAACTTCGTGGTGGCCTGAATAATAGAGGACTTCAATCTCTGATTAAAAAAATACTAAATAAATGAAACACAAGTTCCTGGAACACTGCATTTAATTAAGGACTTGCCACGGCATTGTAAAGATAAAATCATCACGTATTTCCACTGATTCGGATGCCGATGACAATGGTAAACATCGAAAATTCGCGAAACCCAGAGTCCTGCGTCTAAGACTTCTCAGCTGACAACGCCTGAAGTGCGTATTTTTTTTGTCTGACTATTAAAAAGAGCTGAAGCGCGAATCTCCAGACAATTGAGTCTTACCCTTTCCACCATTCGAAGGCATCACCAAGACCGAAGTCGATGCTGAAGTCAAAAGATGGCCCGTCGAAAAACCAATCTGGGAGACCGAGAGCTGTTGACAATCGGGCCGCACTGAAAAAAAATACAAGTAGACACAAAGGTCAAGGTAGACTCCAGCATCCTGTTGGCTACTAACTACCGAGCAACTTTTAATCTATGCtatgaaagaaaaatataaaaaggCTTGCGTAGGCGTTTACTTTGGTAGAGTcagaatacatgtacgtatttgATGAGCTCTAACCGGACTTACATGTAACACCGTCTCTGTTTTTGGTCTTCCTCGTTTCATTTGATTCACATTATAACAGTGAAATAACAAGATGTACGAATACCTTACCGTTCTTCAAATACCTGGGGAGCCACCCACGAAACGGAAATTTGATCAGACCTGTATGTACATAATGCACAAACATGTCTCGTACCTTTGGCCAGCGTCTCGCGAAATGAACCAAACGTGCGTCACTAGAAACTTACTAAATGTGCCACAAGTTGATGACACTTTTAGAGAGGTCTGGGAGATACCTTAAGGCCCTAGCATGGGGTCTAAAACCAAGATAAGTTATGGTGACGCCCTTGAAGTGACTCATTACATATGACAAAAGTGTGAAATTCACTAAACGCTGGGGAGGTCGATTTTCTTATGTTTCTAAAGTTATAAAATGCCTTGACCGGTCACTCACCCTCGTCGTCTGCTAGAAGTTCGCCTATGGTGTCCTCTGCCTGCTAAATCTGGGTCCGTATCCAATGTTGGCATCTGTTCTTTCgaatcaacaacatcaacattaaCGAGCCTAAGGTCATCCCGCCGTCCACTCTGGCCTCTACCCCTACCGCGGCCGCGACCGCGCCCTCTCCTGCCAGTGGGCAACCAGTCCAAATCATCATCAGTATCAAGGAAACCGAAACGACCCCTGTTATGACGCCGTCCGCCGAGTTGACCTCGCCAGTTTCTCGACCTTCTGTCGACCTCGATGTCATCCCATTCAAAATCATCCGCATTCGGCCAGTCAACTTCTAAATCGTCATCCCAGTCCTCTCCTGTTCGTCCAAACGGCCGCGGCTGTTGCTGCTCTTGTCTCCCTTGGCCCCTGTTACCCCCTCCAAACCCGCCTTGATGTTGCCTCCCGCGGTGCCGAGCCTCCGTCACGAGCAGCAGCGTCACCGTGAGAAGAAGAAGCAGAATGCCTTTCATATTAACCGAGCTAGTCCGAAATGGCGAAATATTGCAGAGTATCTTCAAATTGGCCTGAGGCTGGACCAGTTAAAAATGCAATACTGATGTACGGTCTAATCGCAGAGCTGAATGTTTGTAAACTTTCCGAAGACAGAACCGACACAGTTAGAAATAAGTCGTTAAATGACACCTTGACATTCCATACGTTATCAAAACTACACAAGACCTCTGCTCCTCGAGTGTTCTAGATAGACGGTCAAAATACACTCTGTTTTAAAAGATAAAAATATCCATcttttaatttctgaattttGTTGGGTTCAGGCCGCTCTTTCACTCATCCGGGATTGAAGGCATGTGCTGAAGGTACGACTTTCCGAACGATGTCGCGCCAGGCCCGTTCTATGTACTGTCTAACGAAGAACACCTGTGATTCAAACGAGACAGTTGCACTCACATCAGTTAATCAAACACTCTTTTCGCTTACGTAATTCTGTATCTTCTTTTTCCTACGTATAATCTTTCTGCGAAATACATTTTCTCTCGGATCACAAATCATGAAACCTCTTCCGCTGGGGCGCTGCAATGGGTATTTGATTTGTCTGTCGACAACCCTGCGGAAAATCCAAGAAAACTGGACTTTTTTACAGTGCATCGTAACTTCTGACGCGTATATCCGATCCGCCAAATGACGTGGTTTTGCGTCATTGTAAGCTTCTCGAGGTCTGTGGAGCGACCATCTCAATATCAAACAACAACGAGTGTCGTCAGAACTCAGTCTGTGACGGAGATTGGTGTAAAGTCGACTTCGTTGTCGCAAAATGTTTTGCATCGAATGTAACCGCGAGCAACGTGTTTTGAAACGGATCATCGACAAGTAACCTAGGCCAAATCTGTAAGAATTACGTGCGTCATAATATCAGTTATTGACTTTGATTGACACCCAATTATCAAGTGAACTCTCTGACTACAATATATGCAATTAAACTTTCTAAAGAAAAAGGAAACCGGGTTAAGAACTTCCCTGGCCTAAATTGGTCCGCGTGATACCACTAATTACAAACTAATTAACTAACTACATCGAATCTGTGGTACAAAAGACTAGAGaaatatatacaatgtagttgaCAACGAGTTTACGATGAAAAAAACTCCACTCTGTTCCTGTTTTTATCCGGATCTAACCGGTCATGTTATTATTccttcaatatacatgtatatgatgatTTTCTCCAGTTGCATTAGTGAACTATTTTTCTGTTTGTTTTTCGTGtttaacatttttatttcaactcTTATTTAGCGCGGTCTTACTTACAAGAAATGTAGGTCCGTGCACCCAGataataacatgtacatgtcttgGGAAAACGCGTTTTTCGTGGTTATTCTTAGCGCGCAACGGGTCTATCAAACTCCTGTTGTGGGGAATCTTTCCTCGCAGTCTGAATGTACCCGGTTGAGCACGACGCGGCACTTGCAACGGGCTTCCTGGAGTACTGGGACGGTGATATCCACACGTATCAGCACGATGGTGATCGATAGAGGAtggtgtgtggggggggggggggtgtatttCAGGTTCCGAATTACTCCGGTAACGCACTTTCGTCACTGGCAGCTGGAGAGACGTAATTTTGAAAACACCCCACCTGGGGTTTATTTACAGGCAAGTATATAGGCTCTCCTCGACGATAAAGTTGTAGCTCGATTGAGCCGATCAGCTTGTGCCAGACTCTACTTGTCATGACTGACTTGATCTACAGACATGTATGAAGATAGCTTCATTGATGTTGCAGAGATGGACGTGTAGTGGTACACTGACTGAAATGCCATCCCCTCGAGGAAAGTGTCCTTCTATTATGGCAGCGGACTAAGATATGATTCTTTAGAGACACCTGACCTTTAGCGCCTCAGCCTTGGACATTAGAAGCCGATaaggcgtttcgggggatttacGAAAACTCACAATTCCGGACACAGGGCATCTGTTCTTACACCACCTTGTGGCCGAAGACCCTCATATTTTTTGCTCTTATCGCGTGTAAAATAAAagtagtttgtttattatagtgtcacccctaatgaaagggccagccagcttttgacttatgagacactctttgcttccaaactcctatctctaatgacaggcgcctggcgagaaggcagtttgtaccctaactatttaactagctggcggcaaccaaccggccgcatcggaaagaggttaccagcaggCCTGGAACGTCCGACCTTTCGTTCATGAAGCGGACGCCTTAAAGgcatacgccgttcgttaaacattttgaatttgtaactgaattaaaaaatttccaatgcaaAAATACATactagatataaatttcaacaatacgTGCTTCTCTGGaaaggaaatgacgacacacaAGAAACATACAACAGATTAGttaattttgaggggcgtaaggcgcgcaattat
It encodes:
- the LOC135486468 gene encoding transforming growth factor-beta-induced protein ig-h3-like → MKGILLLLLTVTLLLVTEARHRGRQHQGGFGGGNRGQGRQEQQQPRPFGRTGEDWDDDLEVDWPNADDFEWDDIEVDRRSRNWRGQLGGRRHNRGRFGFLDTDDDLDWLPTGRRGRGRGRGRGRGQSGRRDDLRLVNVDVVDSKEQMPTLDTDPDLAGRGHHRRTSSRRRGAARLSTALGLPDWFFDGPSFDFSIDFGLGDAFEWWKGPNVCVTKTDDNKRKSSATPTPGLFSMIKNSRCEDRGNEYECETTFECSGWHNTTILKYRCCHGFQRKRDKLGCTEVVQMTDLLDTARNLDISEFLTALESVGLNNSLTASNLTLFAPGNIAFEQYVPNDVDIGNYVVLSPEANEIITSTQRLLEGHIVPFSMMQTNDFMDNHLLETANPESTIRINRYPKKLFTANCAKFVQADNLAENGVIHVIDRIIAPAKDNIVDILRKNPELNLLRKAINSAGLTQILRQDGPFTIFAPTNAAISKLRPAIRNRLLNGASDSCFSNVLKAHILPEFLCSVAIDNRTRVTDLLRNNVRLSKDAAGAVFVDDAQITSRDIIGTNGVLHLIDKVLESQVVLDLADREGATDIVSLFHSAHLGSAVDSMENVTFFFPTNEAIAALPTAKLDAIKREPRALRSLLNYHIARPHMGYTDLENGMALSTLNGKDIKITETTSDLPSLLRKTTKTIQCARVVKSNLWTCTDQAVVHIIDKVLIPPEGNIMDTLLADGRFSIFINLLTRSGGLIDLLTGAEDTYTVFAPTDKSMEDIIISTDSIDSIRSFVKSHVVRGSLCCASFTDSEMPWSTFMPRLQNLAGRYLTLRSDFGKVKVSNVDVESCDITATNGVIHAIDGTIIQGQRGWVGWLH